A genomic region of Candidatus Falkowbacteria bacterium contains the following coding sequences:
- a CDS encoding hemerythrin family protein, which translates to MPIQWESKYALGFHEIDEQHRQFVKAIDELYDAIGSRKTEVKLMEIFKKLENYIIKHFSTEESLFRKTNYPKTDSHIAEHRKFKDKLESIKRRVSHNEMEISFELIDFLEDWLVHHLSEVDKLYVKHFQEHGIK; encoded by the coding sequence ATGCCAATCCAATGGGAAAGCAAATATGCGCTCGGTTTCCATGAAATCGATGAGCAGCACCGACAATTCGTTAAAGCGATCGATGAGCTTTATGATGCCATAGGCTCCAGAAAAACCGAAGTGAAGCTGATGGAAATTTTCAAAAAGCTTGAAAATTATATTATCAAGCATTTTTCAACCGAGGAAAGCCTTTTTCGAAAGACCAATTATCCAAAGACTGACAGCCACATCGCAGAACACCGAAAATTCAAGGACAAGCTCGAAAGCATCAAGCGGAGAGTCAGCCACAACGAGATGGAAATCTCCTTCGAGCTGATCGACTTCCTTGAAGATTGGCTTGTCCATCACTTAAGTGAAGTCGACAAACTATACGTCAAACACTTTCAAGAACACGGCATCAAATAA
- a CDS encoding divalent metal cation transporter — protein MGKSETKKKRIVRSRPLVERIAEEPAIILEKTIDGSKKVASIFANQKPIKKAAEYWHLLGPGLTTGAADDDPSGIATYSQAGARYGFQWLWLATFTFPLMAVAQEMCARIGLVTGRGLASNIKQFLPPWVLYTATTLLFAANTFNIGADLGAMAKATQLLLPELNFGLLVFAFAGLTLGLQIFTTYQKYARYLKWLALILLSYVFTAMLVEINWLDVLKSTFMPTFSWDKESIILITGVLGTTISPYLFFWQTSQEVEEEILQGKTRIKDRVGATDQEVKEMRLDIWSGMFLSNLVMFFIIATCSATLFASGITNINTAADAAAALKPLAGDNAYLLFTLGIIGTGLLAIPVLAGSVAYALSESFRWREGLYNKLDRAQAFYGVIIISVFVGLALNFIDLDPIKALIYSAVANGLVAPMVLAPIVIISSNKKVMGKHANGGINKFLGWAVVSLMVLAGLATIYSLFL, from the coding sequence ATGGGAAAATCAGAAACAAAGAAAAAAAGAATCGTCCGCTCACGTCCGCTCGTTGAAAGAATCGCTGAAGAACCGGCCATCATTTTGGAAAAAACTATCGACGGATCAAAAAAAGTCGCTTCTATTTTTGCGAACCAGAAGCCGATAAAAAAAGCGGCTGAGTATTGGCACTTGCTCGGCCCAGGTCTGACAACCGGAGCGGCTGATGATGATCCTTCAGGAATTGCCACCTACTCCCAGGCGGGTGCCCGTTATGGCTTCCAATGGCTTTGGCTGGCTACATTCACTTTTCCTTTGATGGCTGTCGCCCAAGAGATGTGCGCGCGAATCGGACTGGTTACGGGCCGCGGATTGGCTTCAAATATCAAACAATTTTTGCCGCCCTGGGTACTTTATACTGCGACGACCCTGCTTTTTGCCGCCAATACCTTCAATATCGGCGCCGACCTAGGTGCCATGGCTAAAGCCACCCAACTCTTGCTGCCAGAGCTGAATTTCGGATTATTGGTTTTCGCCTTTGCTGGCCTGACCCTGGGGTTACAAATATTCACCACCTACCAAAAATATGCCCGCTACCTCAAGTGGCTGGCACTGATTCTCTTATCCTATGTTTTTACGGCCATGCTTGTCGAAATCAACTGGCTGGATGTCTTGAAGTCGACTTTCATGCCGACTTTTTCCTGGGACAAAGAATCGATCATTTTGATAACCGGTGTCCTCGGAACAACCATTTCGCCATACCTGTTCTTTTGGCAGACCTCCCAAGAAGTCGAAGAAGAGATTCTTCAAGGCAAAACGCGCATCAAGGACCGTGTCGGTGCCACTGACCAAGAAGTCAAAGAGATGAGGCTCGATATCTGGTCGGGCATGTTCCTGTCCAATCTGGTCATGTTCTTTATCATCGCTACCTGTTCGGCAACTCTGTTCGCTAGCGGCATCACCAACATCAACACCGCGGCCGATGCAGCCGCCGCCCTAAAGCCCTTGGCCGGTGATAACGCCTACCTCCTTTTTACGCTAGGCATCATCGGCACCGGACTATTGGCCATACCAGTCCTTGCTGGCTCGGTCGCTTATGCTCTCTCTGAAAGCTTCCGCTGGCGGGAAGGTCTATATAACAAGCTGGACCGCGCCCAGGCATTCTACGGCGTCATCATCATCTCGGTTTTTGTCGGCTTAGCACTAAACTTTATCGACCTCGATCCGATCAAGGCCTTGATTTATTCAGCTGTCGCCAACGGCCTGGTGGCGCCGATGGTTTTAGCGCCAATCGTCATCATAAGCAGCAATAAAAAGGTCATGGGCAAGCATGCCAATGGCGGCATTAATAAATTTCTAGGCTGGGCGGTTGTCAGCCTGATGGTATTGGCCGGACTCGCGACGATCTACTCTTTATTCCTCTAA
- a CDS encoding M48 family metallopeptidase codes for MASWISFAPVKRKPPRRKRRVTATGAELKKYRTHREEARRRISELLIRVSSHYGLKYGRVAIRNQRRSWGSCSQAGNLNFNYRILFLPEHLQEYIVAHELCHLKEFNHGPFFWKHVSSYVPSYKKIRKELKTIPISSI; via the coding sequence ATGGCAAGCTGGATAAGCTTCGCCCCGGTTAAAAGAAAACCTCCTAGGCGTAAGCGGCGCGTTACAGCAACCGGTGCGGAATTAAAAAAATATAGGACGCACAGAGAAGAAGCGAGACGGAGGATTTCAGAGCTTTTGATTAGGGTGAGTAGCCACTACGGCCTCAAGTATGGGCGGGTGGCGATTAGGAATCAGCGCCGGTCGTGGGGCAGTTGTTCGCAGGCCGGAAACCTCAACTTCAACTATCGGATACTTTTTTTGCCCGAGCATCTCCAAGAATATATTGTTGCTCATGAGTTGTGCCACCTTAAGGAGTTCAATCACGGTCCGTTCTTTTGGAAGCACGTCTCATCGTATGTGCCGAGCTATAAGAAAATAAGAAAAGAATTAAAAACAATACCAATTTCTTCAATATGA
- a CDS encoding DHA2 family efflux MFS transporter permease subunit, whose product MSFFSDKQLHRYRWFALFILALGLAIVIIDGTVLNVSLPYIIRDLNTSLSALEWVLSGYALIISALLITSGRLGDMYGRKRIFLLGVTLFAAGSFIASEATNVLYLFLGEAIIEAIGASMMITSSLSLLVNEFSGKERAVAFGIWGAVAGGASALGPLLGGYLTTFHSWRWSLRINVFIGILVLLGSVFIKETKGDASKKFDWPGTATSSLGMFSLVFALIEGQKLGWWAPKTDLSFAGWQWPLQTVSIIPFALMAAAYFISLFIYIEKRAEANGGSPLLQLSIFKNKAFSFGLTVLLLLSLSQMGVFFILPIFLQSALDMTPLNVGIMLLSSSVSSFIAGSISGLLANRLSLKKVILLGIGFLTCGIVLLIDSLSLNMTSLTLAPALIIYGIGIGTSSAQLTNLILSSAPAALAGESSAINATARQLGASFGISLIGLIFSSSLTFNFAENIRQDPTIPPIPKYFISSGVSEGEIRSLTGNETGTQEFSPLEISIRRAQSNASLAATKNSLIFSGLVMLVVLIIAAFMPAHKREGS is encoded by the coding sequence ATGAGTTTTTTTTCAGACAAACAGCTTCATCGCTATCGTTGGTTTGCGCTTTTTATTCTTGCGTTAGGCTTAGCAATCGTAATCATTGATGGAACCGTTCTGAACGTTTCCCTGCCGTATATCATCCGAGATCTTAACACTTCCTTAAGCGCGCTCGAGTGGGTCCTTTCCGGCTACGCTCTGATAATCTCCGCGCTGCTGATTACGAGCGGCCGTCTCGGAGATATGTATGGCCGCAAGCGCATATTCCTGCTCGGAGTAACGCTCTTTGCCGCCGGTTCTTTTATCGCCTCCGAAGCCACAAATGTTTTATATCTTTTTTTAGGAGAGGCCATCATTGAAGCAATCGGAGCTTCGATGATGATCACCTCATCCCTTTCTTTATTGGTAAATGAATTTTCCGGCAAAGAACGTGCCGTCGCTTTTGGAATCTGGGGCGCGGTAGCTGGCGGGGCCTCAGCTCTCGGTCCGCTGCTTGGCGGGTATCTTACGACCTTTCACTCTTGGCGCTGGTCCTTGCGCATCAATGTGTTTATCGGCATTCTTGTACTTTTAGGGTCGGTTTTTATCAAGGAAACAAAAGGTGATGCTAGCAAGAAATTCGACTGGCCCGGCACCGCAACCTCGTCTCTGGGCATGTTTTCTTTAGTCTTTGCCCTAATCGAGGGGCAAAAGCTGGGTTGGTGGGCACCCAAGACCGACCTCTCCTTCGCAGGTTGGCAGTGGCCGTTACAAACCGTCTCCATAATACCCTTCGCGCTCATGGCAGCGGCTTATTTCATCTCTTTATTCATCTATATTGAAAAACGAGCCGAAGCTAACGGCGGAAGCCCCCTTCTTCAGCTCTCAATCTTCAAAAACAAGGCCTTTTCCTTCGGTTTGACGGTGCTCCTTTTGCTTTCCTTGAGCCAGATGGGTGTCTTTTTTATCTTGCCGATATTTTTGCAGTCAGCCCTAGACATGACCCCGCTCAACGTCGGAATTATGCTGCTATCAAGCTCAGTCAGCTCGTTCATAGCCGGTTCGATTTCCGGGCTGCTTGCTAACCGCCTCTCACTCAAAAAAGTGATCTTATTAGGTATCGGGTTTCTGACTTGCGGCATAGTTCTTCTCATTGACTCCTTATCGTTGAACATGACTAGCCTGACACTAGCCCCGGCGTTGATCATTTATGGAATCGGAATCGGCACTAGCTCTGCACAGCTGACTAACCTCATCTTATCTTCGGCTCCCGCGGCCTTGGCTGGAGAATCTTCAGCTATAAATGCTACGGCCAGGCAGCTAGGCGCAAGTTTCGGCATATCCTTAATCGGCCTGATTTTTAGCTCCAGCCTAACTTTCAACTTCGCTGAGAATATCAGACAAGACCCAACGATTCCACCGATTCCTAAATATTTCATTTCTTCAGGCGTTTCCGAAGGCGAAATCCGTAGTCTTACTGGTAATGAAACGGGAACACAAGAGTTTTCACCTTTAGAGATATCAATAAGGCGCGCCCAAAGCAATGCTTCGCTGGCTGCAACAAAAAATTCTCTGATTTTTTCAGGGCTAGTAATGCTTGTGGTCCTCATAATCGCCGCATTCATGCCAGCCCATAAACGGGAAGGCTCTTAA
- a CDS encoding DUF378 domain-containing protein: protein MKSLTSLDWTALILIIVGGLNWGLIGLFKFDLVATLFGDMTMLSRIIYTVVGVSSVYTIAIAMNLARK from the coding sequence ATGAAAAGCCTAACATCATTAGATTGGACAGCCCTTATACTCATCATCGTCGGTGGCTTGAACTGGGGACTGATTGGACTGTTTAAATTCGATCTCGTGGCAACACTTTTCGGTGACATGACCATGCTGTCCCGGATAATTTATACGGTTGTCGGCGTCTCGTCTGTCTACACTATAGCCATCGCCATGAATCTGGCCAGAAAGTAA
- a CDS encoding winged helix-turn-helix transcriptional regulator has protein sequence MLSQTFSALADPTRREILELLKKQDFSAGDLGKNFSITAPSLSHHLNALKQAGLVSSRRQGQEIIYSLNLSAFEELTEIIISFFKINR, from the coding sequence ATGCTTAGTCAAACCTTTTCCGCGTTAGCCGATCCGACAAGAAGAGAAATACTAGAGTTGCTCAAGAAGCAGGATTTTTCTGCTGGCGATTTAGGCAAGAATTTTTCCATAACTGCGCCCTCCTTGTCTCACCACTTGAACGCACTAAAGCAGGCGGGGTTGGTCAGTTCTAGACGTCAAGGCCAGGAAATAATCTACTCCCTAAACTTAAGCGCCTTTGAGGAGTTAACCGAGATAATCATTTCATTTTTCAAAATTAACCGCTAA
- a CDS encoding response regulator transcription factor — MRILLIEDQASIGKLVKDGLENEGFAVDWLEDGESAQLRIELNHEDYDLVLLDLMLPKRDGLTVCKNIREQNIHTPILMLTAKDSQEDIITGLNYGADDYLVKPFSFEVLLARIRAILRRPTAVLPTEMRAKDVKLDAGAKKAFRNGQEVKLTLKEFSLLEYMMRHPNQVLTRDQILSNVWDFAFDSFSNVVDVHITNLRKKINDHGQLVETVHGVGYRLNA, encoded by the coding sequence ATGCGCATATTATTGATTGAAGACCAGGCGAGTATCGGCAAGCTGGTAAAAGACGGCCTTGAAAACGAAGGATTCGCCGTGGACTGGCTAGAGGATGGTGAATCGGCCCAGCTGAGGATTGAGCTGAATCACGAAGACTATGACCTTGTTCTGCTTGACTTGATGCTTCCGAAGCGCGATGGGCTTACTGTTTGCAAAAACATCAGGGAGCAGAACATCCACACCCCAATACTGATGCTGACAGCCAAAGACAGCCAGGAAGATATTATCACCGGATTGAATTATGGGGCTGACGACTACTTGGTGAAGCCTTTTTCCTTCGAGGTTCTGCTTGCTCGAATCCGAGCCATACTGAGACGGCCGACCGCCGTCTTGCCGACCGAAATGCGTGCCAAGGACGTCAAGCTTGATGCCGGGGCAAAAAAAGCTTTCCGTAACGGCCAAGAAGTGAAGCTGACCCTGAAAGAATTCAGCCTGCTGGAATATATGATGCGTCATCCGAACCAAGTACTGACCCGCGACCAGATACTCAGTAACGTATGGGATTTCGCTTTCGACTCTTTCAGCAACGTCGTGGACGTCCATATCACCAACCTCCGTAAAAAAATAAACGACCATGGCCAGCTGGTCGAAACGGTACATGGAGTAGGTTATCGCCTGAACGCCTGA
- a CDS encoding SdpI family protein, whose product MSEPKNTNLRTEWLPIAMLAITAISGFFYYPSFPDRVPSHWNISGQVDGWSSPLFASFFLPALILIIYLLLLLAPRLDPKKERYQEFGRTYHILKNSIIGFMALLYQLISLNGLGYDLPIGDIVPAMVGLLFILIGNYMSKLKLNWFMGARTPWTLSSETVWNKTNRLSGKLFVLGGLIMVLEIFFPAAWKIPLLLLVVLSVSLFPTIYSYIIFSKEEKNKKAINRK is encoded by the coding sequence ATGTCCGAACCAAAAAACACCAATCTTCGGACCGAGTGGCTACCGATCGCCATGTTGGCCATCACTGCCATTTCCGGATTTTTTTACTATCCGAGCTTCCCTGATCGGGTTCCTAGCCACTGGAACATTTCCGGACAGGTCGACGGCTGGAGCTCGCCTCTTTTTGCTTCCTTTTTTCTACCGGCACTTATCTTGATAATCTACCTACTACTACTGCTTGCACCACGGCTTGATCCCAAAAAAGAGCGCTATCAGGAATTCGGACGCACTTATCACATTTTGAAAAATTCGATTATCGGCTTCATGGCCTTACTCTACCAACTCATCAGCTTGAACGGTCTTGGCTATGACTTGCCTATAGGCGACATCGTCCCAGCAATGGTTGGCCTGCTTTTCATCCTAATCGGCAATTACATGAGCAAACTTAAGCTTAATTGGTTCATGGGGGCACGGACTCCATGGACCCTCTCCAGCGAAACGGTCTGGAATAAAACGAATCGCTTGTCCGGCAAGCTATTCGTTCTGGGCGGGTTGATTATGGTTTTGGAAATTTTCTTTCCAGCCGCTTGGAAAATACCACTATTATTGCTAGTTGTCTTATCAGTTTCCCTGTTTCCAACAATCTACTCATACATCATCTTTTCCAAGGAAGAAAAAAACAAAAAAGCAATTAATCGCAAATGA
- a CDS encoding DsbA family protein encodes MLGQEKLIRSKTSFILGLVSGAAAISFIGFLLFLGLYLKAQFSDGSFDAGSDDPAPIVKNDDSGAKAQPSADAGAKVDIKIAKDDHIRGNKNAKITIVEYSDIQCPFCTRYHDTMLQVMKNYSKDVRWIFRHFPLDSIHPMARKAAEATECAGEQGKFWEYTDKLYANQSSLSAEYLATAAKELGLNTGKFDACLSSGKMAAKVSADLQEGQGLGVRGTPGSFINGKSIPGAVPYSTIEGMIKAELK; translated from the coding sequence ATGTTAGGCCAAGAAAAACTCATCCGTTCAAAAACCAGCTTCATTCTCGGTTTGGTGAGTGGCGCTGCCGCCATCTCCTTTATAGGCTTCTTGCTGTTTTTGGGCCTTTATCTGAAAGCCCAATTTTCTGACGGCAGTTTCGATGCCGGTAGTGACGACCCCGCTCCAATCGTCAAGAATGACGACTCCGGCGCAAAAGCGCAGCCAAGCGCAGATGCTGGCGCTAAGGTCGATATCAAGATTGCCAAGGACGACCACATTCGCGGCAATAAGAATGCCAAAATAACCATCGTTGAATATTCCGACATCCAGTGCCCTTTCTGTACCCGCTACCACGATACCATGCTTCAGGTCATGAAAAATTATTCAAAGGACGTGCGCTGGATCTTTCGCCACTTCCCGCTTGACTCCATCCATCCGATGGCCAGAAAAGCGGCCGAGGCGACTGAGTGCGCTGGCGAGCAAGGCAAGTTCTGGGAGTACACCGACAAGCTTTACGCCAATCAAAGCAGTCTAAGCGCTGAATACCTAGCGACCGCTGCAAAAGAGCTCGGACTTAACACTGGCAAATTCGACGCCTGTTTGTCTTCTGGTAAAATGGCCGCCAAGGTAAGCGCGGACTTGCAAGAAGGCCAGGGTCTGGGAGTAAGGGGAACTCCTGGCAGTTTCATTAATGGAAAATCCATCCCTGGCGCTGTGCCATACTCGACAATTGAAGGCATGATCAAAGCCGAATTGAAATAA
- a CDS encoding PAS domain S-box protein, with the protein MLEKINLTNKYLAVIQIAVAMAVLYLTSWYSYVFFHSLVEIFSIVVAIGIFVVGWNSRRFIDNYYFLLIAIAFLFVGLFDLLHLFAYEGVSVLKLSSVNLSSQLWLSARFFAGFSLLIAPIFVKRPFNGKLVFFSYLLLFLVVLSSIIRWRFFPDVYIEGVGVTAFYVYMEYLVVAFYAGALIFLSLRRKYFNQEIYRWLALSLCCMLIMEMLLLNRLAQSGIANLLSHLFKTASFYLLYLGVIEMGLMKPYRVLFKNLKDSEKALKQSEERYRLLVEFSPDAMIVHDFGKILFVNAATLGLLDAKSENELIGKDIIQFFHPDFSETIASRLDQLRLGKSVLPSREVQMLSLRGRVIDVEIKGVVVTYEGKLAVQTMIRDITTRKLAFEDASDHVVITDQKGRIIYANKAAERMTGFGRLEMMGKAPSLWGNCAGKNLDADIASCQRAWDLIKQGNASFIGEVVNQRRNGEKYVADLHISPVYDDDNEISVYIWIERDVTRLKEIDRAKTEFVSLASHQLRTPIASISLSAELLLREIGGKLEPKQRQYIEEMFQQAKQMSELVDTLLNVSRIELGTFFGEKTEFDLIDRIKKIASPLVKQANKKNIKLQERYFAERLDVDFDNSALAMIVENLLSNAVYYTPEKGLITVAVNMKDDELVISVSDTGRGIATADQAKVFSKFFRSDSAQQNRRKGTGLGLYIVKSLVEKTNGRIWFDSVEGLGSTFYVAFPKKELGLGSPSRS; encoded by the coding sequence ATGCTGGAAAAAATCAACCTAACCAATAAATACCTGGCAGTCATCCAAATAGCGGTGGCGATGGCAGTGCTTTATCTCACAAGCTGGTATAGCTATGTTTTTTTTCATAGCTTGGTTGAGATATTCAGCATTGTGGTTGCAATAGGAATCTTTGTTGTCGGCTGGAATTCAAGGCGGTTCATTGATAATTATTATTTTCTCCTTATCGCCATTGCTTTTCTGTTCGTTGGGCTGTTTGATTTGCTGCACCTCTTCGCTTACGAAGGCGTCAGCGTACTAAAATTATCGTCGGTGAATTTATCCTCCCAGTTATGGCTAAGCGCTCGTTTTTTTGCCGGATTTTCTTTGCTTATAGCGCCGATATTTGTAAAAAGACCCTTTAATGGCAAGCTGGTATTTTTTTCCTACCTTCTTCTTTTTCTGGTGGTTTTATCTTCGATTATCCGTTGGCGTTTTTTTCCTGACGTATACATCGAAGGAGTCGGGGTTACGGCATTCTATGTATATATGGAATATTTGGTAGTCGCTTTTTATGCCGGAGCATTGATTTTTTTGTCATTGAGAAGAAAATATTTCAATCAAGAAATATATCGTTGGCTTGCCCTTTCTCTTTGTTGCATGCTTATCATGGAGATGTTGCTCCTTAATCGGCTAGCCCAGTCAGGCATAGCTAATTTATTGAGCCATTTATTCAAGACGGCCTCGTTCTATCTGCTATATCTCGGCGTCATCGAAATGGGGTTGATGAAGCCGTACAGAGTGCTTTTTAAGAATTTGAAAGACAGTGAAAAGGCGCTTAAACAGAGCGAGGAGCGATACCGCTTGTTGGTTGAATTTTCTCCCGACGCCATGATCGTCCACGACTTCGGCAAGATCCTTTTTGTAAATGCAGCCACCCTAGGATTGCTTGACGCCAAGTCGGAAAACGAACTGATCGGGAAGGATATCATCCAATTTTTTCACCCGGATTTCAGTGAGACTATCGCCAGCCGGCTGGACCAGCTCCGTTTAGGCAAAAGCGTACTGCCCTCAAGGGAGGTGCAGATGCTATCCTTGCGCGGTCGCGTGATCGACGTAGAAATCAAAGGCGTCGTTGTCACATACGAGGGCAAGCTTGCCGTACAGACTATGATCAGGGATATTACCACCAGAAAGCTCGCTTTTGAAGATGCATCGGATCACGTCGTCATTACCGACCAAAAGGGCAGGATTATCTATGCCAACAAGGCCGCTGAGCGGATGACCGGTTTCGGGCGCTTGGAAATGATGGGCAAGGCCCCCAGTCTTTGGGGAAATTGTGCGGGCAAGAACCTTGATGCCGATATCGCCTCGTGTCAACGAGCTTGGGATCTTATTAAGCAAGGCAACGCCAGCTTCATCGGCGAGGTGGTCAACCAGCGGCGTAACGGAGAAAAATATGTGGCCGACCTTCACATCTCCCCGGTTTATGATGATGACAATGAGATCAGCGTTTATATTTGGATAGAAAGAGATGTCACTCGCTTGAAAGAAATCGATCGGGCCAAGACCGAGTTCGTTTCGTTGGCCTCCCATCAGCTTAGAACGCCGATTGCTAGCATCAGCCTCTCGGCCGAGTTGCTGCTTCGTGAGATCGGCGGCAAGCTAGAACCGAAGCAGCGCCAATATATCGAAGAAATGTTCCAGCAAGCCAAACAGATGTCTGAACTCGTCGACACGCTTTTGAATGTCTCAAGGATAGAGCTAGGTACTTTTTTCGGAGAGAAGACCGAATTCGACCTGATTGATCGGATCAAGAAGATCGCGTCGCCGCTCGTCAAACAGGCAAATAAAAAAAATATCAAACTCCAAGAGCGATATTTTGCAGAAAGGCTGGATGTCGATTTCGACAACAGCGCGCTTGCCATGATAGTGGAAAACTTATTGTCGAACGCCGTATATTATACTCCGGAAAAGGGGCTGATTACTGTTGCTGTGAACATGAAAGATGATGAGCTGGTTATTTCGGTCAGTGACACCGGTCGAGGAATCGCCACTGCCGATCAGGCCAAGGTCTTCAGCAAATTTTTCCGCTCCGACAGCGCGCAGCAGAACAGGCGGAAGGGTACGGGCCTCGGGCTTTATATAGTCAAATCCTTGGTTGAAAAGACGAATGGCAGGATCTGGTTCGATTCGGTTGAGGGTCTCGGCTCGACCTTTTATGTGGCATTTCCAAAAAAAGAACTGGGACTTGGCAGTCCCAGTCGGAGTTAA
- a CDS encoding heavy-metal-associated domain-containing protein — MNTLSFSIQGLTCSACAKLCTMKLAKIPGVSNVVVDPVTGDTAITAERPIEIKEAQAALSGTDYSIK; from the coding sequence ATAAACACCTTATCGTTTTCAATACAAGGACTAACTTGTAGTGCTTGTGCTAAGCTTTGCACCATGAAGCTGGCAAAAATTCCAGGAGTCAGTAACGTGGTTGTTGACCCTGTAACGGGCGACACTGCCATTACGGCTGAGCGCCCGATCGAAATCAAAGAGGCACAAGCCGCATTAAGCGGTACCGATTACTCAATTAAATAG
- a CDS encoding TraR/DksA family transcriptional regulator — protein MYSDSLIRELTQRLEEERAAVEQEIAKLTTPEETMDNPSAEDLAHDATEDIIEESLVKVHREILGRIEDAIGRLKDGTYGRCIECGAEIKEEDLRREPWIEYCDRCVHKPHYYA, from the coding sequence ATGTACAGTGATTCACTTATCAGAGAACTGACCCAGCGCTTAGAGGAGGAACGGGCTGCGGTCGAACAAGAAATCGCCAAATTAACCACTCCCGAAGAAACCATGGACAACCCTAGCGCCGAAGACCTGGCGCATGATGCCACAGAAGACATCATCGAAGAGTCTTTGGTCAAGGTCCACCGGGAAATCCTGGGTCGCATCGAAGACGCCATCGGCCGTCTCAAGGACGGAACATATGGCCGCTGCATCGAGTGCGGTGCGGAAATAAAAGAAGAGGATTTGCGCCGCGAACCCTGGATCGAATACTGCGACCGCTGCGTCCACAAGCCACATTACTACGCTTAA
- a CDS encoding DedA family protein produces the protein MIKLLLEHIATWVTGLISAYGGWSIFGLMAAESANIPIPSEVILTYAGFLVSKGELNFHLAALSGALGCLFGSVISYIIGLKLGRPFLWKYGKWLLISRHDLVKAEKFLEKYGTATYFISRLLPVIRTFISLVIGVSKGSFVKSNLYGFFASWIWSYLLVYVGVKLGDNWESLRPWWDKFSFAIIGLILLAVVWHVVRVFRHEPEDSIGSDNV, from the coding sequence ATGATCAAACTTTTACTAGAGCACATAGCGACGTGGGTTACCGGCCTTATAAGCGCATACGGAGGCTGGTCCATTTTCGGATTGATGGCCGCCGAATCGGCAAATATACCGATTCCCTCGGAGGTTATTTTGACTTATGCGGGCTTTTTGGTGAGCAAGGGCGAATTAAACTTCCACTTGGCAGCTCTAAGTGGCGCGCTTGGCTGTCTTTTTGGGTCGGTTATCTCTTACATAATCGGTCTTAAGCTTGGTCGGCCGTTTCTGTGGAAGTATGGCAAATGGCTGCTTATCTCGCGGCACGACTTGGTTAAAGCGGAAAAATTTTTGGAAAAATATGGGACAGCGACTTATTTTATTTCCAGGCTGCTGCCCGTAATCAGGACCTTTATCTCTTTGGTAATCGGCGTTTCTAAAGGGAGTTTCGTCAAATCAAATCTTTATGGCTTTTTTGCTTCTTGGATATGGAGCTACCTCCTTGTTTATGTAGGAGTTAAGCTTGGCGACAACTGGGAGTCCCTAAGGCCTTGGTGGGATAAATTCAGTTTTGCTATCATTGGATTGATATTACTTGCCGTAGTTTGGCACGTGGTGCGAGTTTTCAGACACGAGCCAGAAGACTCGATTGGTAGTGATAATGTTTAA
- a CDS encoding metal-sensitive transcriptional regulator, which produces MTPISCAKKDATRRLKITAGHLNKIIKMIEQDAYCLDVIQQASAVRGAIKKAEEVLLSNHLKTCVVNAIKGNREQQTIAELLEVYKKFN; this is translated from the coding sequence ATGACACCAATTTCCTGCGCCAAGAAAGATGCTACCAGAAGGCTTAAAATCACTGCCGGCCATCTGAACAAGATCATCAAAATGATCGAACAAGATGCTTATTGTCTCGACGTGATACAGCAAGCATCGGCCGTCCGAGGAGCTATCAAAAAAGCTGAGGAGGTGCTGCTTTCGAACCACCTCAAAACCTGCGTGGTAAATGCTATCAAGGGGAATCGCGAACAGCAAACGATAGCCGAGCTTTTAGAGGTTTATAAGAAATTCAACTGA